In a genomic window of uncultured Flavobacterium sp.:
- the mrdA gene encoding penicillin-binding protein 2 — MRKVLLPSLIIIAASLLVIRIFYLQIIDDSFKLKSENNAIKKKYDYPERGYIYDRHGKLLVANQASYDIMVIPREIKEDLNVNEFCALLNITREEYDKRIAKAKVYSPRLPSVFLAQLNKNEFAAFQEKIRKFEGFYFQKRSLRDYEVDYGANIFGFITQVTEGLIAKNPYYNSGDLIGQQGVEQSYEEILRGIKGVKYIQKDKYNREIGSYKDGKYDTIAVAGEDINLTIDAELQKYGEELMINKRGGIVAIEPKSGEILALVTAPSYDPGILVGRQRSKNYTLLYHDSIAKPLYDRGLLAEYPPGSPFKILTGLVALQEGVINEQTTFMCHHGFSYGRGRFMKCHGFGPHQLHNGIYNSCNTYFAQAYMLTINKYNNPAKAVDVWSDHVKSFGLGQFMGYDLPIGKRGNVPTSKTYKKIYPNGGWRSTTIVSNAIGQGEVLMTPIQLANMMATVANQGYYYTPHIIKKIEGKKIDAKFTTKHETTIDKKYFPPVISGLFDVYNKGTAYALRVEGIDICGKTGTAENYAKIDGVRTKLKDHSIFVAFAPKDNPKIAIAIMIENGGFGATVAGPIASLMIEKYLRHKITRNDLEIRVLNKSLASEYAKLGGMTEASAIESTPKDSVMKAKIVKPKVEVKNIPIDTTKDN; from the coding sequence ATGAGAAAAGTTCTGCTGCCCTCTTTAATTATTATTGCAGCATCTTTGCTAGTGATTAGGATATTTTATTTGCAAATTATTGACGATTCCTTCAAATTGAAATCAGAAAATAATGCAATAAAGAAGAAGTATGATTACCCTGAAAGAGGTTACATTTATGATAGACACGGCAAATTATTAGTTGCCAATCAAGCTTCATATGATATAATGGTTATTCCAAGAGAGATTAAAGAAGACCTTAATGTCAACGAATTCTGCGCCTTATTAAACATAACGAGAGAAGAATACGACAAAAGAATTGCAAAAGCAAAAGTCTACAGTCCAAGGCTTCCTTCTGTATTTCTGGCACAATTAAATAAAAATGAATTTGCTGCTTTTCAGGAAAAAATCAGAAAATTTGAAGGTTTCTACTTCCAGAAAAGATCACTTCGTGATTACGAAGTAGATTATGGTGCAAATATCTTTGGTTTTATCACACAAGTAACTGAAGGTTTAATTGCCAAAAATCCCTATTATAATAGTGGAGATTTAATTGGACAACAAGGTGTAGAACAAAGCTACGAAGAAATTTTACGCGGAATAAAAGGTGTAAAATACATTCAAAAAGATAAATATAACAGAGAAATTGGCTCTTATAAAGATGGTAAATACGACACAATCGCAGTTGCCGGAGAAGATATTAACCTAACGATTGATGCTGAGCTTCAAAAGTATGGAGAAGAATTAATGATCAATAAAAGAGGCGGAATTGTTGCTATTGAACCTAAGTCTGGAGAAATTCTGGCATTGGTTACCGCACCATCTTATGATCCGGGAATTTTAGTTGGAAGACAAAGATCTAAAAACTATACTCTTTTATATCATGATTCGATTGCAAAACCTTTATACGACAGAGGACTTCTGGCAGAATATCCTCCAGGTTCGCCATTTAAGATTTTAACTGGTCTTGTAGCATTACAAGAAGGTGTTATTAATGAACAAACTACATTTATGTGTCACCATGGATTTAGTTATGGTCGAGGTCGTTTCATGAAATGTCACGGTTTTGGTCCTCACCAATTACATAACGGAATCTATAATTCTTGTAATACTTATTTTGCACAGGCATATATGTTGACCATTAACAAATACAACAATCCTGCAAAAGCTGTTGATGTTTGGAGTGATCACGTAAAAAGTTTTGGTTTAGGTCAATTTATGGGATACGATTTACCAATTGGTAAAAGAGGAAATGTTCCAACATCTAAAACCTATAAAAAAATCTATCCTAACGGAGGTTGGAGAAGCACAACGATTGTATCCAATGCAATTGGTCAGGGAGAAGTTTTAATGACTCCAATTCAGTTGGCAAACATGATGGCTACAGTCGCAAATCAAGGTTATTATTATACGCCTCATATCATTAAAAAGATTGAGGGAAAAAAAATCGATGCTAAGTTTACGACTAAACACGAAACCACAATCGATAAAAAATATTTTCCACCAGTAATAAGTGGTTTATTTGACGTTTATAATAAAGGAACTGCTTACGCCCTTAGAGTTGAAGGTATAGATATTTGCGGAAAAACAGGTACTGCCGAAAACTATGCAAAAATTGACGGTGTCAGAACAAAGCTAAAAGATCACTCTATATTTGTGGCTTTTGCTCCAAAAGACAACCCGAAAATCGCTATTGCAATTATGATTGAAAACGGAGGTTTTGGTGCTACAGTTGCAGGACCAATCGCCAGTTTGATGATCGAGAAATATTTGAGACATAAAATCACAAGAAACGACTTAGAAATTCGCGTTTTAAATAAAAGCTTAGCAAGCGAATATGCAAAACTTGGCGGAATGACTGAAGCTAGTGCGATTGAATCTACTCCAAAAGATTCTGTTATGAAAGCTAAAATTGTAAAACCAAAAGTAGAAGTAAAAAACATCCCTATTGACACCACTAAAGACAATTAA
- a CDS encoding rod shape-determining protein MreD produces MNSALLVNIFRFIMLLTIQVVIFNNMNFLGYISPFPYILYIILYPVNSNRTGLIISSFLLGLTMDMFCNSGGIHATACVILAYYRPYIFKFSFGLSYEYQTIRLNESLTPERFSFILVSVLLHHIVLFILLAFQFNFIWDVLLRTLFSSIFTIITSIIIIYLIKPNKR; encoded by the coding sequence ATGAATAGCGCTTTGTTAGTCAATATTTTTCGATTTATTATGTTACTAACAATTCAGGTTGTTATTTTCAATAATATGAATTTTTTAGGGTACATAAGTCCCTTCCCATACATCCTATACATTATTTTGTACCCGGTAAACAGCAACAGAACTGGTTTAATCATCTCTAGTTTTTTACTAGGATTAACAATGGATATGTTTTGTAACTCGGGCGGAATTCATGCTACAGCTTGCGTAATATTAGCATATTACCGACCGTATATTTTTAAGTTTTCATTTGGACTGAGCTACGAATATCAAACTATTAGATTAAACGAATCATTAACCCCAGAGCGATTTTCATTTATTTTAGTTTCTGTTCTATTACATCACATTGTATTGTTTATCCTTCTGGCTTTTCAATTTAATTTTATTTGGGATGTTTTACTCCGAACTTTGTTTAGCTCTATATTCACAATAATTACTTCAATCATAATAATTTATCTTATTAAGCCCAATAAAAGATGA
- the mreC gene encoding rod shape-determining protein MreC, with translation MQQIFNFIIRNSNRLLFLLLLGISLTLTIQSHSYHRSKVISSANFLSGGVYERINRVNEYLNLKTENDELVLENARLKSLLFNKEDTTKIPLADSIKGVKPADIIVSKVIHNSYNTHENFITLNSGVNDGVKPDMGVINSLGIVGVIDDTSPRYSTVVSILNMKSQINAKIKKSNHFGSLTWDGKSTGFVQLEDVPRLASIRKGDTIVTGGQSVIFPEGINIGTVDKIFIKKNTSYYVINVKLFNDMTNLGHVYIIKSKDREELINLENKEKDE, from the coding sequence ATGCAGCAAATTTTTAATTTCATTATAAGAAACAGTAATCGATTGCTGTTTTTGCTGCTTTTAGGTATTTCGTTGACTCTCACAATTCAATCGCATTCCTACCATAGAAGCAAAGTAATCAGTTCTGCCAACTTTTTGAGCGGAGGTGTTTATGAAAGAATCAATCGTGTTAATGAATATTTGAATCTAAAAACTGAAAATGACGAACTTGTGTTGGAAAATGCAAGATTAAAAAGTTTATTATTCAATAAAGAAGACACTACAAAAATACCTCTTGCCGATAGCATAAAAGGAGTAAAACCTGCAGATATTATTGTTTCAAAAGTTATTCATAACTCATACAACACGCACGAAAACTTCATTACTCTGAATTCAGGAGTAAATGACGGCGTTAAACCGGATATGGGTGTAATCAACAGTTTAGGAATTGTTGGGGTTATCGACGATACTTCTCCAAGATATTCTACTGTTGTTAGTATTTTGAATATGAAATCGCAAATCAACGCCAAGATTAAAAAATCAAACCACTTTGGTTCTTTAACCTGGGACGGAAAAAGCACAGGATTTGTTCAATTAGAGGATGTTCCTAGATTAGCTTCGATCAGAAAAGGCGATACAATTGTTACAGGTGGACAATCTGTAATTTTCCCGGAAGGAATCAATATTGGTACGGTTGATAAAATTTTCATCAAGAAAAACACAAGTTACTATGTTATAAACGTTAAACTATTTAACGATATGACAAACTTAGGACATGTTTATATTATCAAAAGTAAGGACAGAGAAGAACTTATTAATTTAGAAAACAAGGAAAAAGATGAATAG
- a CDS encoding rod shape-determining protein has protein sequence MGFFDFMTEDIAIDLGTANTLIIHNDKVVIDSPSIVARDRISGKIIAVGKEANMMQGKTHENIKTIRPLKDGVIADFDASEKMINMFIKSIPALKKRMFTPALRMVVCIPSGITEVEMRAVKESCERVNGKEVYLIHEPMAAAIGIGIDIMQPKGNMIVDIGGGTTEIAVIALGGIVCDKSVKIAGDVFTNDIVYYMRTQHNLFVGESTAEKIKIQIGAAIEDLDGPPEDMSVQGRDLLTGKPKQVDVSYREIAKALDKSIQRIEDAVMETLSQTPPELAADIYNTGIYLAGGGSMLRGLDKRISQKTDLPVYIAEDPLRAVVRGTGMALKNIAKFKSILIK, from the coding sequence ATGGGATTTTTTGATTTCATGACCGAGGATATTGCGATAGACCTTGGTACCGCAAACACTTTAATCATTCACAATGATAAAGTTGTTATTGATAGTCCATCAATCGTTGCACGTGATAGAATATCAGGCAAAATCATTGCTGTTGGTAAGGAAGCTAATATGATGCAAGGTAAGACACATGAAAACATAAAGACCATAAGGCCTTTGAAAGATGGTGTAATTGCAGATTTTGATGCTTCGGAAAAAATGATCAATATGTTCATCAAAAGTATACCAGCATTGAAAAAAAGAATGTTTACTCCAGCTTTACGTATGGTAGTTTGTATTCCTTCTGGTATTACTGAGGTTGAGATGAGAGCTGTAAAGGAATCTTGTGAGAGAGTAAACGGAAAAGAAGTTTACTTAATTCATGAGCCTATGGCAGCTGCAATTGGTATTGGTATCGATATCATGCAACCAAAAGGAAACATGATTGTTGATATTGGAGGTGGTACAACTGAGATTGCTGTAATTGCTTTAGGAGGAATTGTATGTGACAAATCTGTGAAAATTGCAGGTGACGTTTTTACAAATGATATCGTTTATTACATGCGTACACAACACAATCTTTTTGTGGGAGAAAGTACTGCTGAAAAAATAAAAATTCAAATTGGTGCTGCTATCGAAGATTTAGATGGACCACCAGAAGATATGTCAGTTCAAGGTAGAGATTTACTTACTGGTAAACCTAAACAAGTTGATGTTTCTTACCGTGAAATTGCAAAAGCATTAGACAAATCTATTCAACGTATTGAAGATGCTGTAATGGAAACGTTATCTCAAACTCCGCCTGAATTAGCAGCAGATATTTACAATACTGGTATTTACTTAGCTGGTGGAGGATCTATGCTTAGAGGTCTTGATAAACGTATTTCGCAAAAAACAGATTTACCTGTTTACATTGCCGAAGATCCATTAAGAGCTGTAGTTCGTGGAACTGGAATGGCACTTAAAAACATTGCAAAATTTAAAAGTATCTTAATCAAATAA
- the purH gene encoding bifunctional phosphoribosylaminoimidazolecarboxamide formyltransferase/IMP cyclohydrolase: MSTTKTIQSALISVFSKDGLEPIVRKLHEQNVTLYSTGGTEDFIKNLGIPVVPVEDITSFPEILGGRVKTLHPKIFGGILNRQDNESDVQQMKEFDIPQIDLVIVDLYPFEKTVASGASEQDIIEKIDIGGISLIRAGAKNFKDTVIVASVNEYSLLLDLITEQNGATTLENRRLLATKAFHVSSHYDGAIFNYFNTDETIYKESIADGQVLRYGENPHQKGFFFGDFDAMFKKVHGKELSYNNLLDVDAAVNLINEFKTDGPTFAILKHNNACGLASRKTISEAYLAALACDPTSAFGGVLIANTKIDLATAQEINKLFCEVVIAPSYDDDAIAVLQEKKNRIILVQNEVELPSRQVRTCLNGLLIQDRNNITDNKEHLKTVTITEPTAQEIEDLIFASKICKNTKSNTIVFAKNGTLISSGTGQTSRVDALVQAVDKAKAFGFDLTGASMASDAFFPFPDCVELAKKAGITAVIQPGGSIKDELSINYCNENNVAMVFTGTRHFKH; encoded by the coding sequence ATGAGCACAACTAAAACAATACAATCAGCATTAATTTCAGTTTTTTCGAAAGACGGACTGGAGCCAATCGTTAGAAAATTACACGAACAAAATGTAACACTTTACTCGACTGGAGGAACAGAAGATTTTATTAAAAATCTTGGAATTCCTGTAGTTCCTGTTGAAGATATTACTTCATTTCCGGAAATTCTTGGAGGAAGAGTAAAAACGTTACACCCGAAAATTTTTGGTGGAATTTTGAACCGTCAGGATAACGAAAGTGATGTTCAACAAATGAAGGAATTTGATATTCCTCAAATCGATTTGGTAATTGTTGATTTGTATCCGTTTGAAAAAACTGTTGCTTCTGGTGCAAGCGAACAAGATATTATCGAAAAAATTGATATTGGCGGAATTTCTTTAATTCGTGCTGGTGCAAAAAACTTCAAAGACACTGTAATTGTGGCTTCTGTTAATGAATATAGCTTGCTTCTTGATTTGATCACAGAACAAAATGGAGCTACAACTCTAGAAAACAGAAGATTGCTTGCTACAAAAGCATTCCACGTTTCATCTCACTATGATGGGGCGATTTTTAATTATTTCAATACAGATGAAACTATCTATAAAGAAAGCATTGCTGACGGTCAGGTTTTAAGATACGGAGAAAATCCACATCAAAAAGGATTCTTTTTTGGAGATTTTGATGCAATGTTCAAGAAAGTTCACGGAAAAGAGTTATCTTACAACAACTTACTGGATGTTGACGCTGCAGTAAACTTAATTAACGAGTTTAAAACTGACGGACCAACTTTTGCAATTTTAAAACATAATAACGCTTGTGGTTTAGCCTCAAGAAAAACAATTAGCGAAGCATATTTAGCAGCTTTAGCTTGCGATCCAACATCTGCATTTGGTGGAGTTTTGATTGCAAATACCAAAATTGATTTGGCTACAGCTCAGGAAATCAACAAATTATTTTGTGAAGTAGTAATTGCTCCAAGTTATGATGATGATGCAATTGCAGTTTTACAAGAAAAGAAAAACAGAATTATATTAGTTCAAAATGAAGTTGAATTACCTTCAAGACAAGTAAGAACATGTCTTAATGGTTTGTTAATTCAGGACAGAAATAATATTACGGATAATAAAGAGCATTTAAAAACCGTTACAATTACAGAGCCAACCGCTCAAGAAATAGAAGATTTGATATTTGCTTCAAAAATTTGTAAAAACACAAAATCAAACACGATTGTTTTTGCAAAAAACGGAACATTAATTTCTTCAGGTACTGGCCAGACATCAAGAGTTGATGCTTTGGTACAAGCTGTAGATAAAGCTAAAGCTTTTGGATTTGATTTAACCGGTGCTTCAATGGCAAGTGATGCATTTTTCCCATTTCCGGATTGTGTAGAATTAGCCAAAAAAGCAGGAATTACAGCTGTAATTCAGCCGGGAGGTTCAATAAAAGACGAATTAAGCATAAATTATTGCAATGAAAATAATGTTGCAATGGTATTTACAGGAACACGTCATTTTAAACATTAA
- a CDS encoding ABC transporter permease, with protein sequence MLVYLRLLKESLGFAINALRNNKLRTLLSLLGVTIGIFSIIAVLAAVDSLDRKISKDLSSLDKNTIYLMKFCFGPSEIPQWKREQFPNVKYDEYIALKNSLNNTDQVGYQLFVNHESLKYDSKTVADVNMIPSSFEMVDIDGLSFEKGRFYNESESNSGAPVIVLGHDIANGLFGESSDPIGKNIRLYGQRFTVIGVMTKQGAGFFGDSNDTSVYFPANFLRRMYGDSDSMTPVIVLKPVKGIDMEAYKAEVAQKLRAIRGMKAGEIDNFFVNVLSGFTDFIDGILGSLRIGGIIISFFSFLVGGFGVANIMFVSVKERTNLIGIQKSLGAKNRFILFQFLFEAIILCLIGGIIGLLIVWLLSLLLTNLLDFEFVLSFWNIIIGGGLSMFVGLISGILPAISAAKLDPVEAIRSGM encoded by the coding sequence ATGCTTGTTTATCTAAGATTATTAAAAGAAAGTTTAGGTTTTGCTATAAACGCTTTGCGAAATAATAAATTACGTACTTTATTGTCTTTGCTTGGCGTTACGATTGGTATCTTTTCAATTATTGCTGTTTTGGCGGCAGTTGATTCTTTAGACAGAAAAATTTCTAAAGATTTGAGTAGCTTAGATAAAAATACGATTTATTTAATGAAATTTTGCTTTGGACCATCCGAAATTCCACAATGGAAAAGAGAACAGTTTCCAAATGTAAAATATGATGAATATATTGCTTTAAAAAACTCTCTTAATAATACAGACCAAGTAGGTTATCAGCTTTTTGTAAATCATGAAAGTTTAAAATACGATTCAAAAACGGTTGCCGATGTAAACATGATTCCTTCTTCTTTTGAAATGGTTGATATTGACGGTTTGAGTTTTGAGAAAGGAAGATTTTACAATGAGTCCGAATCAAATTCTGGAGCTCCCGTAATTGTTTTAGGGCACGATATTGCTAATGGACTTTTTGGAGAAAGTAGCGATCCTATCGGAAAAAATATTCGTTTATACGGACAGCGTTTTACCGTTATTGGTGTAATGACAAAACAAGGAGCCGGTTTTTTTGGCGATAGTAATGATACTTCGGTTTATTTTCCGGCTAATTTTTTACGTCGAATGTATGGCGATAGCGATTCAATGACGCCGGTAATTGTCTTAAAACCTGTAAAAGGTATCGATATGGAAGCTTATAAAGCAGAAGTTGCTCAGAAATTAAGAGCAATTCGCGGAATGAAAGCAGGAGAAATCGATAACTTTTTTGTGAATGTACTTTCTGGTTTTACTGACTTTATTGATGGTATTTTGGGAAGCTTAAGAATTGGCGGAATTATTATAAGCTTTTTTTCTTTCTTAGTTGGAGGTTTTGGAGTGGCCAATATTATGTTTGTATCTGTAAAAGAACGTACGAATTTAATAGGTATTCAAAAATCTTTAGGAGCAAAAAATCGATTTATATTATTTCAGTTTTTATTTGAAGCCATAATACTTTGTTTGATTGGCGGAATAATTGGTTTACTAATAGTTTGGTTGCTGTCTTTACTATTAACTAATTTGTTGGATTTTGAATTTGTTTTAAGTTTTTGGAATATAATAATTGGAGGAGGATTGTCTATGTTTGTTGGATTAATTTCGGGAATCTTACCTGCTATTTCGGCCGCAAAATTAGATCCTGTTGAAGCTATTAGAAGCGGAATGTAA
- a CDS encoding NAD(P)-dependent alcohol dehydrogenase, with product MIPVKAYAAYDAANPLKPYTFERKEVGAHQVQIEILYSGVCHSDIHTAKGEWGPVNYPLVPGHEIVGRIVAVGSEVSKFKVGELAGVGCFVDSCRVCPSCQAGEEQFCDEGMTGTYNSVERGTDIPTRGGYSTSIIVDESYTLHVSEKLDLRGVAPLLCAGITTYSPLRYLNVGKGHKVGVLGLGGLGHMAVKFAVSFGAEVTMLSHSPSKEADAKKLGAHHFALTSNPGTMESLANSFDFILNTVSAKHDHNAYLNLLKTNGTMIVVGAPPAPAEIPVFTLIMKRRSIIGSLIGGIKETQEMLDYCAEHNITSDVEIIDMSYINEAYDRMNKSDVKYRFVIDMASLK from the coding sequence ATGATACCAGTGAAAGCTTATGCAGCCTACGATGCTGCAAATCCGTTAAAACCCTACACGTTTGAAAGAAAGGAAGTTGGTGCTCATCAAGTTCAGATAGAAATTTTATATAGCGGCGTTTGCCATTCAGATATTCATACTGCAAAAGGAGAGTGGGGACCTGTAAATTATCCCTTAGTTCCCGGACACGAAATTGTTGGACGAATCGTTGCCGTTGGTAGCGAAGTATCCAAATTTAAAGTTGGAGAATTAGCAGGCGTTGGTTGCTTTGTCGATTCTTGCAGAGTATGCCCGAGTTGTCAGGCTGGAGAAGAGCAGTTTTGCGACGAAGGAATGACAGGAACTTACAATAGCGTAGAAAGAGGAACAGATATCCCAACTCGTGGCGGATATTCTACTAGTATTATTGTTGACGAAAGTTATACACTTCATGTTTCAGAAAAACTTGATTTGCGTGGCGTAGCTCCTTTATTATGTGCGGGAATTACAACTTATTCTCCATTGCGTTATTTAAATGTTGGAAAAGGACATAAAGTTGGAGTTTTAGGACTTGGAGGTTTGGGACATATGGCGGTAAAATTTGCCGTTTCTTTTGGTGCCGAAGTTACGATGTTAAGCCATTCTCCATCTAAAGAAGCCGATGCGAAAAAACTTGGAGCGCATCATTTTGCTTTGACTTCAAATCCTGGAACTATGGAATCTCTTGCTAATAGTTTTGATTTTATCTTAAATACAGTTTCGGCAAAACACGATCATAATGCTTATTTGAATTTATTAAAAACCAATGGAACAATGATTGTTGTTGGCGCTCCGCCAGCTCCCGCAGAAATTCCTGTTTTTACTTTAATCATGAAAAGAAGAAGTATTATAGGAAGTTTGATTGGCGGAATCAAAGAAACTCAGGAAATGTTAGATTACTGTGCCGAACATAATATTACGTCAGATGTTGAAATAATCGATATGTCTTATATCAATGAAGCTTACGATCGTATGAATAAAAGCGATGTAAAATATCGTTTTGTAATTGATATGGCTTCTTTAAAATAG
- a CDS encoding cupin-like domain-containing protein — protein MSFILKPVDVVESISREDFKKKYLDKKKPLIIKGLTKDWPAREKWTTDYFKEIAGDIEVKLVDNSKADPKKVINASIASMKFGEYLDLIKREPTQLRIFFFNLFKHKPELVNDVKVPKELMGGFIESMPAMFFGGSHAFTFLHYDIDLPHLFHTHFGGRKHIILFDYKWKKRLYCVPNTTYALEDYDVSNPDFEKFPALKGVEGYEVFLEHGDTLFMPTGMWHWMRYIDGSFSLSLRAWDKSITRKMASVWSLFMHGAVDSAVKIVFRERYAIWREKLAFKIAERELKKDLKKAG, from the coding sequence ATGAGCTTTATATTAAAACCTGTCGATGTTGTTGAGTCTATTTCCAGAGAAGATTTTAAAAAGAAATATTTAGATAAAAAGAAACCTTTAATTATAAAAGGGTTGACAAAAGATTGGCCTGCAAGAGAAAAATGGACAACAGATTATTTTAAGGAAATTGCGGGAGATATTGAGGTAAAACTAGTGGATAATTCCAAAGCCGATCCCAAGAAAGTAATCAATGCCTCGATTGCAAGTATGAAATTTGGAGAATATCTTGATTTAATAAAAAGAGAGCCAACACAATTGCGTATTTTTTTCTTCAATCTATTCAAACATAAACCTGAATTGGTTAATGATGTAAAAGTTCCAAAAGAATTAATGGGCGGTTTTATAGAAAGTATGCCAGCAATGTTTTTTGGAGGTTCGCATGCTTTTACCTTTTTGCATTATGACATCGATTTGCCGCATCTTTTTCACACTCATTTTGGAGGGAGAAAACATATTATTCTTTTTGATTATAAATGGAAAAAAAGACTTTACTGCGTTCCAAATACAACTTATGCATTAGAAGATTATGATGTTTCTAATCCCGATTTTGAAAAATTTCCCGCTCTAAAAGGTGTCGAAGGTTATGAAGTTTTCCTTGAACACGGAGATACATTATTTATGCCAACCGGAATGTGGCATTGGATGCGATATATTGATGGTTCTTTTTCGCTCAGTCTTCGGGCGTGGGATAAATCAATAACCCGAAAAATGGCAAGTGTTTGGAGCTTGTTCATGCATGGCGCAGTCGATAGCGCTGTAAAAATCGTTTTTAGAGAACGTTATGCAATATGGCGCGAGAAACTAGCTTTTAAAATTGCCGAAAGAGAATTAAAAAAGGATTTGAAAAAGGCAGGGTAA